In the Solibacillus sp. FSL K6-1523 genome, one interval contains:
- a CDS encoding carbohydrate ABC transporter permease yields the protein MFKKKAKKREKIDIIFNIIVTFFAVLSLFPLYWLVTSSFKNSSDVVKMPPDWFPKTFTWSNYTDVFNNQPAFTWTYNSLVVALVSTFALIIVSSLAAYAFSKLQFKGKNILFIIFISSLMIPKEVMIVPLFRIIQDFGMVNTLSGMIFPNVATAFGVFLLKGFFDTIPDSLREAAKIDGASEFKIFYKIMLPLAKPGIGALFILNFVQVWNDYLWQLVVGQDKASKTLMVGVATLMQDLNPNFAYKMAGATVAAIPMLLIFIFFQKYFTKGITLGSDK from the coding sequence ATGTTTAAAAAGAAGGCGAAGAAGAGAGAGAAAATCGATATTATCTTCAATATTATCGTCACATTTTTTGCTGTTCTAAGTTTATTTCCACTTTACTGGCTTGTAACAAGTTCCTTTAAAAACAGCTCGGATGTTGTGAAAATGCCGCCAGATTGGTTCCCAAAAACCTTTACTTGGAGCAACTATACAGATGTTTTTAACAATCAGCCCGCATTTACATGGACGTACAATAGTTTAGTTGTTGCTTTAGTTTCCACGTTTGCCTTAATTATTGTAAGTTCCCTTGCAGCTTATGCCTTTTCAAAGCTTCAATTTAAAGGGAAAAATATTCTGTTCATTATTTTTATATCAAGTTTAATGATTCCAAAAGAAGTCATGATTGTTCCGTTGTTTCGAATTATTCAAGACTTCGGTATGGTCAATACGTTAAGTGGGATGATTTTCCCGAACGTTGCAACGGCTTTTGGCGTATTTTTACTAAAAGGATTTTTTGATACAATACCTGATTCTTTAAGGGAAGCGGCAAAAATCGATGGCGCGAGTGAATTTAAAATCTTTTATAAAATCATGCTACCTCTAGCAAAGCCGGGGATTGGTGCCTTATTTATTCTTAACTTTGTTCAAGTGTGGAATGATTATTTATGGCAGCTTGTAGTTGGGCAAGATAAAGCTTCAAAAACGCTCATGGTGGGGGTTGCAACATTGATGCAAGATTTAAATCCAAACTTTGCTTACAAAATGGCTGGAGCAACAGTCGCAGCGATTCCGATGTTACTTATATTTATTTTCTTCCAGAAGTATTTTACAAAAGGAATTACGCTTGGATCGGATAAGTAA
- a CDS encoding N-acetylmannosamine-6-phosphate 2-epimerase encodes MNKKQEIFSRIRGQLIVSCQALPEEPLHSPFIMSKMAYAAMLGGAKGIRANSVEDIKEMKKVVDLPIIGIIKQVHEGSDVFITPTNKEIELLYDEGVDIIALDATKRIRPDGKTISEVFPKIRETYKEQIFMADCSTYEEAKEAYELGFDCLGTTLSGYTEYTKNRSLPDLQLMERLVQDFPIPVIAEGGIWTPEQLKHVFEVGVHTAVVGTAITRPMEITKRFIIALNDK; translated from the coding sequence ATGAATAAAAAACAGGAAATTTTCAGCCGCATTCGAGGGCAATTAATTGTTTCATGTCAGGCACTGCCAGAAGAACCCCTTCATAGTCCTTTTATTATGAGTAAAATGGCTTATGCTGCAATGCTAGGAGGGGCAAAGGGGATTCGCGCCAATAGTGTGGAAGATATTAAAGAGATGAAAAAGGTCGTTGATTTGCCGATTATTGGAATTATAAAACAGGTGCATGAAGGATCAGATGTATTCATCACTCCGACGAATAAAGAGATTGAACTTCTTTACGATGAAGGTGTAGATATTATTGCACTGGATGCAACGAAAAGGATTCGACCGGATGGAAAGACGATTAGTGAAGTATTCCCTAAAATTCGAGAAACGTATAAAGAGCAAATTTTTATGGCGGATTGCTCGACTTATGAAGAAGCAAAAGAGGCGTATGAATTAGGGTTTGATTGCTTAGGCACAACGTTGAGCGGCTATACGGAATATACAAAAAATCGGTCATTACCTGATCTACAGTTAATGGAACGATTAGTGCAAGATTTTCCAATTCCAGTTATTGCAGAAGGGGGAATTTGGACGCCTGAGCAACTGAAGCATGTTTTTGAAGTAGGTGTTCATACAGCGGTAGTGGGTACGGCAATTACACGACCAATGGAAATAACTAAGCGATTTATTATTGCACTAAATGATAAATAG
- a CDS encoding ROK family protein: MKILAADIGGTSIKVGISNKEGRIELFQEFDTESKKGGKYLVEKLIKIMSEFEGFDAIGISTAGQVDSREGSIIYANDNIPNYTGTQLKMILENHFKVPVKVENDVYAAALGEQKFGVAKDFNDFLCLTYGTGIGGAIVMNSKIYRGHNGLAAMCGHIITHPFGNPCNCSKAGCYETYASTTALIKKAREIHPDVMNGRMFFERLAKGDKSLESILNDWVEEVALGLTSLIHIFNPPAIIIGGGVMEQETVVNIVSSKVLELTMECFSDVKIMKASLGNKAGLLGAVSLHLS, translated from the coding sequence ATGAAAATATTGGCAGCCGATATTGGTGGGACATCTATAAAAGTTGGCATCTCAAATAAAGAGGGCAGGATTGAGTTATTTCAAGAGTTCGACACGGAAAGTAAAAAAGGTGGAAAATATTTAGTTGAAAAACTAATTAAGATAATGAGCGAATTCGAGGGTTTTGATGCGATTGGCATTAGCACAGCTGGGCAGGTGGATAGCAGGGAAGGTTCGATCATTTATGCGAATGACAATATCCCAAACTATACCGGCACACAATTAAAGATGATTTTAGAAAATCATTTTAAAGTTCCCGTTAAAGTTGAAAATGATGTATATGCGGCCGCTTTAGGAGAACAAAAATTCGGGGTTGCGAAGGACTTTAATGATTTTCTTTGCTTAACATATGGTACAGGTATTGGTGGTGCCATTGTAATGAATTCTAAAATTTATAGAGGGCATAACGGTTTGGCGGCGATGTGTGGACATATCATTACCCATCCTTTTGGAAATCCGTGTAACTGTAGTAAGGCTGGTTGCTATGAAACATATGCTTCGACAACTGCTTTAATCAAGAAGGCGAGGGAAATACATCCCGATGTAATGAATGGTCGTATGTTTTTTGAACGGCTAGCTAAGGGAGATAAAAGTCTCGAAAGCATTCTGAATGACTGGGTTGAAGAAGTAGCGTTAGGCCTCACATCTCTGATTCATATTTTTAATCCACCTGCAATTATTATCGGTGGTGGCGTGATGGAGCAAGAAACAGTTGTCAATATAGTATCAAGTAAAGTCCTAGAGTTGACGATGGAGTGCTTTTCAGATGTGAAAATTATGAAAGCCTCCCTTGGAAATAAAGCGGGTCTACTTGGTGCAGTATCATTACATTTAAGTTGA
- a CDS encoding MurR/RpiR family transcriptional regulator, which produces MANQDIFSLIHSRYNAFTNTEKKVADYILENIKDVIYMSITDLADACNVGESSVFRFCKTMDLKGYQEFKIVLAHSISLDDETPQLSNIITMQDTIGEIASKALSSNVHALTETYNLMSEKDISDAVESMVQAERIHFFGVGSSLMTAMEAKNKFMRITNKTECSLDSHLQVMSAALMTEKDVAVLISYSGSTKDTIEVAKVAKESGAKIISITRFAKSPLTSYSDITLLCGANEGPLQGGSLSAKIAQLYLLDLLYFEYFKRTNKEAVPNKERTANAVIEKML; this is translated from the coding sequence ATGGCAAACCAAGATATTTTTTCACTCATTCATTCGAGGTACAATGCATTTACGAACACAGAGAAGAAAGTAGCTGACTATATTCTTGAAAATATTAAAGATGTAATTTATATGTCCATCACGGATTTGGCAGATGCATGTAATGTAGGGGAATCCAGTGTATTTAGATTTTGCAAAACGATGGATTTAAAAGGATATCAAGAATTTAAAATTGTGTTAGCACATAGCATTTCTCTTGATGACGAAACACCGCAACTTTCCAACATTATTACAATGCAGGATACAATTGGCGAAATTGCATCGAAAGCGTTATCTTCAAATGTCCATGCACTGACAGAGACGTATAATTTAATGTCAGAAAAAGATATTTCCGATGCGGTTGAAAGTATGGTACAAGCAGAAAGAATTCACTTTTTTGGCGTAGGATCCTCCTTAATGACTGCAATGGAAGCAAAAAATAAGTTTATGCGAATTACGAATAAAACAGAATGCTCTCTCGACTCGCATCTTCAAGTAATGTCTGCTGCCTTAATGACAGAGAAAGATGTAGCTGTTCTCATTTCCTATTCAGGTTCAACAAAAGATACGATCGAAGTGGCAAAAGTAGCAAAAGAAAGCGGCGCAAAAATTATTTCCATCACAAGATTCGCAAAATCTCCTTTGACGAGCTACTCGGATATTACCTTGCTTTGCGGTGCAAATGAAGGACCACTTCAAGGGGGGAGTTTATCTGCAAAGATCGCGCAACTGTACCTTTTAGATTTGCTCTACTTTGAATATTTTAAACGAACGAATAAGGAAGCCGTTCCCAACAAAGAACGAACGGCTAATGCTGTTATTGAAAAAATGCTGTAA
- a CDS encoding cyclically-permuted mutarotase family protein, with translation MKKGLFVTAMASLLILSGGIGGQVSAAEGGKPVERIVWEHAGQLEAQKGFDKNIGTAGVLAGSYKDYVIVGGGANFPYETVLDGGAKQHYSDIYVLKKSNNKLTMVEHTNLDHEIGYGSSVTTDDGVYYIGGSPEKEFADDITLLTVDKKNKLNAKKVGDLPFTISDGIAAEKDGKLYIGLGKQDGKESNKLYEYDLKTSKTRELASIPGEAVRNQSVAQILNGQLYVFSGGGSIAYTDGYKYNIEKNTWSKASSVKVGKKEISLLGANSVKLNKDEMMVIGGFNKEVYDHAVKNLGTLQGDDLVAFRTKYFTTDPVDFNWNKDILIYNAKNDTWRSIGKVPFDAPCGEGLVLMKDTIYSINGETKPGVRTNAIYSGTILSK, from the coding sequence TTGAAAAAAGGATTATTCGTAACGGCAATGGCATCTTTATTGATTTTAAGTGGGGGTATTGGTGGACAAGTAAGTGCTGCTGAGGGTGGAAAACCAGTAGAAAGAATCGTTTGGGAACATGCAGGACAGTTAGAAGCACAAAAGGGATTTGATAAAAATATTGGAACTGCAGGCGTTTTAGCTGGGTCTTATAAGGATTATGTCATCGTTGGGGGAGGGGCAAATTTCCCTTACGAAACGGTTTTAGATGGGGGTGCAAAGCAACATTACTCGGATATCTATGTATTAAAGAAGAGTAATAATAAATTAACAATGGTCGAGCATACAAATCTTGATCATGAGATTGGCTATGGATCTTCCGTAACGACTGACGATGGGGTTTATTACATTGGAGGTAGCCCAGAAAAAGAATTCGCAGATGACATTACATTGCTAACTGTGGACAAAAAAAATAAACTAAACGCAAAAAAAGTAGGCGATTTACCATTTACGATTAGTGATGGAATTGCAGCTGAAAAAGATGGGAAATTGTATATTGGACTGGGCAAACAAGATGGAAAAGAGAGCAATAAATTATATGAATATGATTTAAAAACGTCAAAAACACGTGAATTAGCCTCTATTCCAGGAGAAGCGGTGCGCAATCAAAGTGTGGCGCAAATTTTAAATGGACAGTTGTACGTATTTAGTGGTGGAGGATCTATCGCGTATACAGATGGTTATAAATACAATATTGAAAAAAATACGTGGTCAAAAGCTTCTTCAGTAAAAGTGGGCAAAAAAGAAATTTCATTATTAGGCGCAAACTCAGTCAAATTAAATAAAGATGAAATGATGGTCATTGGCGGGTTCAATAAAGAAGTATATGATCATGCCGTAAAAAATTTGGGCACATTACAAGGGGATGACTTAGTAGCTTTCAGAACGAAATACTTCACGACAGACCCTGTTGATTTCAATTGGAATAAAGATATTTTAATTTATAACGCTAAAAATGATACTTGGAGATCAATAGGGAAAGTTCCGTTTGATGCACCTTGTGGGGAAGGTCTCGTTTTAATGAAGGATACGATTTATTCAATCAATGGCGAAACGAAACCAGGAGTAAGAACAAATGCTATTTATTCGGGAACAATCCTCTCGAAGTAA
- a CDS encoding GNAT family N-acetyltransferase: protein MKTIKLIKHDNQFAFDIHRLSQAPEVKNALGLPDQTIEDTKEFNYRMLEDEKNGKTVSRLILNEEGKLIGVTSLMFIDRAKNSCHIGSWIGYEYWGQGYNLLSKIDMLKLAFEELRLDVVFAGARTVNIRSQKAQQKLPFIRLNVENEFPQEHKFLENKEKQSCILNAFYKNDFIQFMNE from the coding sequence ATGAAAACAATTAAATTAATCAAGCATGATAATCAATTTGCATTTGATATTCACCGCTTATCACAAGCACCAGAAGTAAAAAATGCACTCGGGTTACCGGATCAAACAATTGAGGATACAAAAGAGTTTAATTATCGTATGTTAGAAGATGAAAAGAACGGTAAAACTGTTTCACGTCTTATTTTAAATGAGGAAGGGAAATTGATTGGCGTCACATCTCTAATGTTCATCGATCGCGCGAAGAATAGTTGTCATATCGGTAGTTGGATTGGCTATGAATATTGGGGACAAGGATACAATTTACTTTCTAAAATAGACATGTTAAAACTAGCGTTTGAAGAACTTCGATTAGATGTCGTGTTTGCAGGTGCAAGAACTGTCAATATCCGCTCTCAAAAAGCCCAACAAAAGTTACCATTTATTCGATTAAACGTTGAAAATGAGTTTCCCCAAGAACATAAATTTTTAGAAAATAAGGAAAAGCAATCATGTATCCTTAATGCTTTTTATAAAAATGATTTTATTCAATTTATGAATGAATAA
- a CDS encoding LysE family translocator, with the protein MVNVTLFIITCVLLIILPGPDTAIVTKNTVVGGRNAGMQTMIGSCLGLVIHTIAAVAGLSAIIVKSAIAFSTLKYVGAAYLCYLGIRTLMNMRAKKNQVDEEILVVAKGNSFFKQGFITNITNPKVAVFFLTFLPQFLALGSEPFWSFLLMGVIYTVLTLLWFVLYVFLLGIIRNFMKRPATQSVIEVLTGSVLIGFGMKLALEKTNG; encoded by the coding sequence ATGGTCAATGTGACGCTTTTTATTATTACATGTGTGCTATTAATTATTTTACCTGGCCCAGATACGGCGATTGTGACGAAAAATACGGTTGTCGGTGGGCGTAATGCGGGTATGCAAACGATGATTGGCTCGTGTCTTGGCTTAGTCATTCATACGATTGCAGCGGTGGCAGGCTTGTCGGCTATTATCGTAAAATCAGCTATCGCATTTTCGACTTTAAAATACGTCGGTGCAGCTTATCTTTGTTATTTAGGAATTCGGACGTTGATGAATATGCGCGCAAAGAAAAATCAAGTGGATGAAGAAATCCTCGTAGTGGCGAAGGGAAATTCTTTTTTTAAACAAGGTTTTATTACGAATATTACGAATCCGAAAGTGGCAGTGTTTTTTCTAACATTTTTACCACAGTTTTTAGCGCTAGGCAGTGAGCCATTTTGGTCATTTTTATTGATGGGCGTCATTTATACGGTGTTGACGTTACTTTGGTTTGTTCTCTATGTATTTTTACTTGGGATTATCCGCAATTTCATGAAACGTCCAGCAACGCAATCAGTCATTGAAGTGTTGACAGGAAGTGTATTAATCGGCTTTGGAATGAAGCTGGCGTTGGAAAAAACAAATGGATGA
- the hpaB gene encoding 4-hydroxyphenylacetate 3-monooxygenase, oxygenase component yields MSAMTGQQYIDRIDALKTYISIDGEVVAGKVSEHPAFKGIMQSQAKLFDLQHRDGLKDVMLYLSPMSGEHVGMSFLQPITKEDLVKRRHAAREWALSHHGFMGRSPDYMNTTLMALASAADFLKGKPNCFPEHLLQFYEYAREQDLTMTHTFIEPQVNRQKFYFEEDEVTIAAKIVNKTSEGLVIKGARLLATQGGITDELLVLSTNGYDEGKGFCFSIPSNTKGLKFHCRQSFVGGASTFDHPLSSRFEEMDAIVVFDDVVVPWHRVFYYDNIGVANQFMNVSGFQAFSLHQVLSRQITKTEFVLGVVQSIVDTINIGNYQHVQQKVVEVIVALETMKALLLKSEEEAKRDGFGYLRPDHPTLQVAIQIFPKVYPTFTEIIQLLGASGLMSIPTEKAFQADDGDLEQYLQSALDGGEERVKKFRLAWDLTMSSFGTRQTLYERFFFGDPVRLSSNLYQSYSREHLVKRMEDFLRKS; encoded by the coding sequence ATGTCAGCGATGACTGGACAACAGTATATTGACCGTATTGATGCATTGAAAACATATATTTCGATAGATGGGGAGGTTGTCGCAGGGAAAGTTTCGGAGCATCCAGCATTCAAAGGGATTATGCAAAGCCAGGCAAAGCTGTTTGATTTACAGCATCGAGATGGACTGAAAGATGTGATGCTGTATTTGTCCCCAATGAGTGGTGAACACGTTGGGATGTCGTTTTTACAGCCAATAACGAAGGAAGATTTAGTGAAGCGGAGACATGCGGCACGGGAATGGGCGTTATCGCATCATGGTTTCATGGGACGTAGCCCGGATTATATGAATACGACCTTAATGGCACTTGCATCAGCAGCGGACTTTTTGAAAGGGAAGCCGAATTGTTTTCCGGAGCATTTACTTCAATTTTATGAATATGCACGCGAACAAGATTTGACGATGACTCATACATTTATTGAGCCACAAGTAAATCGACAAAAGTTTTATTTTGAAGAGGATGAAGTGACAATTGCAGCAAAAATAGTAAATAAAACGAGTGAAGGTTTAGTAATAAAAGGGGCTAGATTGCTTGCTACTCAAGGTGGAATTACGGATGAATTACTTGTTTTATCAACAAATGGCTATGATGAAGGAAAAGGCTTTTGCTTTTCAATCCCGAGTAATACAAAAGGATTGAAGTTCCATTGTCGGCAATCATTTGTCGGAGGAGCGTCCACGTTTGATCATCCGTTAAGTAGTCGCTTTGAAGAAATGGATGCGATTGTTGTATTTGATGATGTTGTTGTACCGTGGCATCGGGTATTTTATTACGATAATATTGGAGTGGCCAATCAGTTTATGAATGTAAGTGGATTCCAAGCGTTTTCCTTGCATCAAGTATTGTCGCGGCAAATTACTAAGACAGAATTTGTTTTAGGGGTTGTGCAATCGATTGTTGACACGATCAATATTGGCAATTATCAGCATGTTCAGCAAAAGGTTGTCGAAGTAATTGTCGCTTTAGAAACGATGAAGGCGCTATTGCTAAAGTCAGAGGAAGAGGCGAAACGGGATGGCTTTGGCTATTTAAGACCAGATCATCCGACGCTGCAAGTAGCGATTCAAATTTTCCCAAAGGTATATCCGACCTTTACGGAAATTATTCAATTGCTCGGTGCCAGTGGTTTAATGTCCATCCCAACTGAGAAGGCCTTTCAAGCTGATGACGGTGATTTGGAGCAGTATTTACAGTCAGCTCTTGACGGGGGAGAGGAGCGGGTGAAAAAATTTCGTCTCGCTTGGGATTTAACGATGAGTAGTTTCGGCACAAGGCAAACGCTATACGAACGCTTTTTCTTTGGTGATCCAGTGCGCTTATCGAGCAATTTGTATCAATCATATAGCAGAGAACATCTAGTGAAGCGGATGGAAGACTTTTTACGGAAGTCATAG
- a CDS encoding GNAT family N-acetyltransferase produces the protein MTIRKATMQDAQGIAKVHVDSWRTTYKGILPSSFLDNLSYVKREELWRNNIAVEKNVVLVAENEKGEIVGFADGATRETNLVPNASDLTTIYLLEQYQGRGIGKKLLKEMMLSFKERQFQTIYVDVLADNKTRYYYEYYGAEYVKSVPLTIGGTVVEEAIYVWKDVNAVIEKLSK, from the coding sequence ATGACTATTCGAAAAGCAACGATGCAAGACGCACAAGGAATTGCAAAAGTACATGTAGATAGTTGGCGTACTACATACAAAGGAATCTTACCATCAAGTTTTTTAGATAATCTTTCTTATGTTAAACGGGAAGAGTTATGGCGAAATAATATTGCCGTTGAAAAAAACGTTGTATTAGTGGCGGAAAATGAAAAAGGTGAGATTGTCGGCTTTGCAGATGGCGCCACAAGGGAAACTAATTTAGTGCCAAATGCAAGCGACCTAACCACAATTTATTTATTAGAGCAATATCAAGGGCGGGGAATTGGCAAAAAGCTATTGAAGGAAATGATGCTATCGTTCAAGGAAAGGCAGTTTCAAACAATTTACGTTGACGTATTAGCCGACAATAAAACGCGCTATTATTATGAATATTATGGTGCGGAGTATGTGAAATCCGTCCCATTAACCATTGGTGGAACGGTCGTAGAGGAAGCGATTTATGTCTGGAAAGATGTAAATGCTGTAATTGAAAAGCTAAGTAAATAA
- a CDS encoding S16 family serine protease, whose product MSQKLKLIGLLLLPLLLYVVGLIAYFSDTINSFVFLPLIMVGLTLSIIFVILFKKQQNIFLAIAILLVILFLFELRLVSYEANTYIAMSYMEPIEVVEKSGIYVMAVSTTNVPYIEDPKYMIESLEYTQHREVLEYESVTNRIRYFSKNNELLGYIGFKTNDFNDMKSNVNAYLQSDSPSIKNFFNREDLEGDSAGLALALSGLYEKGQLENTLSLAVTGAIDNKGNVSAIGSVISKILIAEKNNMPYIILPIGNEVEAQKVKLEKKLKIEIIAVEHIDEAVKEIEKINVSNYATIKLI is encoded by the coding sequence GTGAGTCAGAAATTGAAGTTGATCGGTCTTTTGCTATTGCCCTTATTATTGTATGTAGTAGGTTTGATAGCTTATTTTTCTGATACGATTAATAGTTTTGTATTCCTTCCACTAATAATGGTTGGGCTAACTTTATCTATTATTTTCGTTATTCTATTTAAAAAACAGCAAAATATATTTTTAGCGATAGCCATTCTCTTGGTGATATTATTCCTGTTTGAGCTGCGTCTAGTATCATACGAAGCGAATACATATATAGCCATGAGTTACATGGAGCCTATCGAGGTAGTTGAAAAATCGGGAATCTATGTGATGGCAGTTTCAACAACGAACGTACCATATATTGAAGACCCTAAATACATGATTGAGTCATTGGAATACACGCAGCATAGAGAAGTTTTGGAATATGAATCGGTAACAAACCGAATACGTTACTTTTCCAAAAACAATGAATTACTCGGCTACATCGGATTCAAGACGAACGATTTTAATGATATGAAAAGTAATGTAAATGCCTATTTGCAGTCCGATTCACCGAGCATCAAAAATTTCTTTAATCGAGAAGATTTAGAAGGGGATAGTGCAGGGTTAGCGCTAGCATTAAGCGGACTTTATGAAAAAGGGCAGCTGGAAAATACATTGTCATTAGCTGTGACAGGTGCAATTGATAACAAGGGGAATGTATCCGCAATTGGTAGTGTCATTTCTAAAATACTCATAGCAGAAAAAAATAATATGCCTTATATCATTTTACCAATCGGAAATGAAGTCGAAGCTCAAAAAGTTAAGCTAGAGAAAAAGTTGAAAATTGAAATCATTGCGGTTGAACATATAGATGAAGCAGTGAAAGAAATTGAGAAAATCAATGTGTCGAATTATGCTACAATAAAATTAATATAA
- a CDS encoding glycoside hydrolase family 10 protein encodes MASTGYGVESKKGEVLLVMFKNFFGKYVVTFLVLLLLIPILTNQKATANSLPKNEMRAAWISTINNIDMKSGMSQAQYMQWAQKTLDKLKADNFNTVIFQVKPLNDALYPSKLAPWSAYITGKKQGTNPGFDPLQIMLDEAHKRGLELHAWVNPYRITMPSHSLSDLTTDNVARKNPSWVVKYGKQYYLNPGLPEVQNYLVSTVRELVSNYDIDAVHMDDYFYPYKIKGENFPDQQTFKKYGGSFKNIEDWRRDNVNQLVKKVYASINDIKPHVQYGISPFGIWRNKGQDATGSNTNGMSNYSDLYADTRQWMKDGSIDYITPQIYWSRSHKVANYSVLLDWWGKEVETYAIAHPVNLYIGTADYKVGNDADAAWKNKTELASQVIDNRANKNAQGQMHFSLRSINNNGLGYAANLKQQLYNTKALTPATFWKDPTVPMHPSDVKLSKETSGMKLAITDENSTQPRKYVIYRFDGVEEGSYEDVKNIVDVVYNTKGNTVYVDTTANKNKVYTYGIKALSATGVESETTFVLKDGIPMYPAAEELE; translated from the coding sequence TTGGCAAGTACAGGCTATGGTGTAGAGTCAAAAAAAGGAGAGGTTTTATTAGTTATGTTTAAAAATTTTTTCGGCAAGTATGTAGTAACTTTCTTGGTGTTACTGTTACTAATCCCTATTTTAACAAATCAAAAAGCTACAGCTAATTCACTACCTAAAAATGAAATGCGTGCAGCCTGGATTTCAACAATCAATAATATTGATATGAAGTCAGGTATGAGTCAAGCCCAATATATGCAATGGGCTCAAAAAACTTTAGACAAATTAAAAGCTGATAACTTTAATACTGTTATTTTTCAAGTTAAGCCATTAAATGATGCACTGTATCCGTCTAAGCTTGCTCCGTGGTCAGCGTACATAACAGGCAAAAAACAAGGGACCAACCCGGGTTTTGATCCATTGCAAATTATGCTGGACGAAGCACATAAGCGAGGCCTAGAACTTCATGCTTGGGTAAACCCATATAGGATCACTATGCCTTCACATTCTTTGTCTGATTTAACTACTGACAATGTAGCGCGCAAAAATCCTAGTTGGGTAGTGAAATACGGTAAACAATACTACTTAAATCCTGGTTTGCCAGAAGTACAAAATTACTTAGTATCAACTGTCAGAGAATTAGTAAGCAACTATGATATCGATGCTGTACATATGGATGATTACTTTTATCCTTATAAAATTAAAGGTGAGAATTTTCCAGATCAACAAACTTTTAAAAAATATGGTGGCTCTTTCAAAAATATTGAAGACTGGCGCCGAGATAATGTAAATCAATTAGTAAAAAAGGTTTATGCAAGCATTAACGATATTAAACCACATGTTCAATATGGCATATCTCCGTTTGGCATTTGGCGCAACAAAGGGCAAGATGCTACAGGTAGTAACACAAATGGCATGAGTAACTACAGTGACCTCTATGCGGATACAAGACAGTGGATGAAAGATGGCAGTATCGATTACATTACTCCCCAAATCTATTGGTCTAGAAGTCATAAAGTAGCCAATTACTCTGTTTTATTAGATTGGTGGGGAAAAGAAGTTGAAACGTACGCAATAGCCCATCCTGTCAATCTGTATATTGGGACGGCCGATTATAAAGTTGGCAATGACGCAGATGCTGCATGGAAAAATAAGACGGAACTTGCCAGCCAAGTAATCGACAACAGAGCAAATAAAAATGCTCAAGGACAAATGCATTTTTCTCTAAGAAGCATTAACAATAACGGACTTGGCTATGCTGCTAATCTAAAACAGCAACTATACAATACTAAAGCTTTAACACCTGCAACTTTTTGGAAAGACCCTACAGTACCGATGCATCCATCCGATGTTAAATTGAGTAAAGAGACCTCTGGCATGAAGCTTGCTATTACAGATGAAAATAGTACGCAACCAAGGAAATATGTCATATACCGATTTGATGGAGTAGAAGAAGGATCATATGAAGATGTTAAAAATATAGTAGACGTAGTTTATAACACAAAAGGGAATACTGTTTATGTAGATACTACTGCAAACAAGAATAAAGTGTACACATATGGCATAAAGGCACTATCTGCTACAGGTGTGGAAAGTGAAACCACTTTTGTTTTAAAAGACGGAATACCTATGTACCCAGCCGCTGAAGAGCTAGAGTAA